The Populus trichocarpa isolate Nisqually-1 chromosome 11, P.trichocarpa_v4.1, whole genome shotgun sequence genome has a segment encoding these proteins:
- the LOC18103503 gene encoding receptor-like protein 33 — protein sequence MFNNVTVTLSLDLLTPYLQPSSEHITLNNHEVHNIVLALIFSPFQVMLANSSGHPACHCEERSALLQFKESFILSRSASKFPFAYPKVESSKLDGNGSDCCLWDGVECDEDTGHVIELDSTLVVSMVPLTPTIPEYIGNLKGLWLLNLSNNIFSGFIPSSIGNLAKLEALDLSQNKLSGNIPKQLVQLTFLQFFNASHNHLTGPIPRGNQFNTFQKDSFDGNSGLSGEPLSNKCGSLKALPAPAPATGDELLGLDWKFVLIGYGSGFVIGAAIGHFVTKRKHDWFMRTFRIRQQRRPKHTRRHRN from the exons ATGTTCAATAACGTGACAGTGACACTTTCACTAGACCTTCTGACACCG TACCTACAACCATCTTCTGAGCACATAACACTGAATAATCATGAGGTTCACAATATCGTTCTTGCTttgattttctctccttttcaagTCATGCTCGCCAATTCATCAGGGCACCCCGCATGCCATTGCGAAGAGCGCTCTGCCCTGTTGCAATTCAAGGAAAGCTTTATTCTTAGCCGGTCTGCTTCCAAATTCCCTTTTGCTTATCCAAAGGTTGAGTCCTCGAAGCTTGACGGAAATGGTAGTGACTGTTGCTTATGGGATGGTGTCGAGTGCGATGAGGATACTGGTCATGTGATTGAACTTGACTCAACGCTAGTTGTCTCTATGGTTCCATTGACTCCAACA ATACCCGAATACATTGGGAATCTGAAGGGCCTTTGGTTACTCAACCTTTCCAACAATATCTTCTCTGGTTTCATCCCGTCATCCATTGGGAATCTAGCGAAGCTCGAAGCACTGGACTTGTCTCAAAACAAGCTTTCTGGGAACATCCCTAAGCAACTTGTGCAGCTAACCTTCCTTCAGTTCTTCAATGCATCTCATAATCATCTTACTGGGCCAATACCACGAGGAAACCAATTCAATACATTTCAGAAAGATTCATTTGATGGCAATTCAGGACTGAGCGGAGAGCCATTGTCAAACAAATGTGGAAGTCTCAAGGCCTTACCTGCTCCGGCTCCGGCTACAGGAGATGAACTTTTGGGACTTGACTGGAAATTTGTTCTGATTGGTTATGGAAGTGGATTTGTCATTGGAGCAGCTATAGGACACTTTGTAAcgaaaagaaaacatgattgGTTCATGAGGACTTTTCGAATCAGGCAACAAAGAAGGCCAAAGCACACAAGGAGACATAGAAACTGA
- the LOC18103504 gene encoding putative germin-like protein 2-3, with amino-acid sequence MANHLLVIASLLVIACAMVTAFEPSPLQDFCVADPTSSAKVNGLACLDPKMVQANHFSFSGLHIPGNTSNSLGSAVTPVFVGQLPGLNTLGISMARIDYAPWGLIPPHTHPRATEILTVLEGKLLVGFVTSNPENRLITKVLEKGDVFVFPIGLVHFQRNVGHGSAFSISALSSQNAGVVLIPNTLFGSTPSIPGDILARALQVDTSVIEKLQAQF; translated from the exons ATGGCTAATCACCTTTTGGTTATTGCAAGTTTACTAGTCATTGCTTGTGCCATGGTTACTGCCTTTGAGCCTAGTCCATTGCAAGATTTCTGCGTTGCAGATCCTACTAGCTCAG CAAAAGTTAATGGTCTAGCTTGCTTGGACCCGAAGATGGTGCAAGCCAACCACTTTTCCTTTAGTGGACTCCATATTCCTGGCAATACATCAAATTCCCTTGGCTCTGCAGTTACACCAGTCTTTGTAGGCCAATTACCTGGACTCAACACCCTTGGAATCTCAATGGCCCGTATCGACTATGCACCGTGGGGTCTGATCCCTCCTCACACGCACCCTCGAGCCACTGAAATTCTAACAGTCTTAGAAGGCAAACTCCTCGTTGGCTTTGTGACTTCTAACCCTGAAAACAGGCTCATTACTAAGGTCCTTGAGAAGGGTGATGTGTTTGTGTTTCCAATTGGACTTGTACATTTCCAGAGAAATGTTGGCCATGGAAGTGCTTTCTCAATCTCTGCCTTAAGCAGCCAAAACGCTGGTGTTGTTCTCATTCCAAATACTCTATTTGGATCCACACCAAGTATTCCTGGAGACATTCTAGCCAGGGCTTTGCAGGTGGACACGTCAGTCATTGAAAAACTTCAAGCTCAATTCTAG
- the LOC18103506 gene encoding uncharacterized protein LOC18103506, with amino-acid sequence MPFPWKKDKVARFSRIVADLQSPKRGNSLVVETGFPTSLVDLFVKNRERLKKPTGKKKKKKKRQQQLQEVEEELVISDPIFVSSSIELVDSPGPIQNLENMESFDVCDLVSQLLPVVEDDEDVEDVEDVDDVKVTDKKCWNEKEKRLLFVVLKMFLVVVLGLSTKKLVVGITMSAFVLIFLEYVGKHVLCFLKPCLNVEIVLELFVERVSSAFLMLKGVRKCDDSRKELIIQEIEQEEDVGIDSCDLIETLEMKSSLEETQALEFNFDRIVPVEANRGAESRMDLLVCDWRIMEVEEDKSGVLVCEKERSRKSKIRRKIIKKLVPKKLRAIKKAKKSKGQEPDVGSESSSCWGDDEMGIIEVLEDGDKQGFENKGKALLSKLEEEEEEEEEEEEGIKERRKGKEPDQGNSSSSTGWQAETEVVVVDKKGSSDYLILFFVALAGLVGGRSLSLVLTLASCLLIKLIGRFRCVNEPVNRSRASISS; translated from the coding sequence ATGCCTTTTCCGTGGAAGAAGGACAAAGTTGCAAGATTTTCACGTATTGTGGCAGATCTTCAGTCGCCAAAAAGAGGGAATTCTCTTGTTGTTGAGACTGGTTTCCCTACTTCTCTTGTTGATCTCTTTGTCAAGAACCGTGAAAGGTTAAAGAAACCAACtggcaagaagaagaagaagaagaagagacaaCAGCAGTTGCAAGAGGTGGAGGAGGAACTTGTAATCTCTGATCCTATTTTTGTATCAAGTTCTATAGAGTTGGTGGATTCACCAGGGCCTATTCAGAATTTGGAGAATATGGAGAGTTTTGATGTATGTGATTTGGTGAGTCAGTTATTGCCTgttgttgaagatgatgaagatgttGAAGATGTTGAAGATGTTGATGATGTTAAGGTTACTGATAAGAAATGTTGGAATGAGAAAGAGAAACGTTTGTTATTTGTGGTTTTGAAGATGTTTTTGGTGGTGGTTTTGGGTTTAAGTACTAAAAAGCTTGTAGTTGGGATAACAATGTCTGCTTTTgtgcttatttttcttgaatatgttGGAAAGCATGTGTTATGTTTCTTGAAACCATGTCTCAATGTAGAGATAGTCTTAGAACTATTTGTCGAAAGGGTTTCTTCAGCATTTCTGATGTTGAAAGGAGTAAGGAAATGTGATGAttcaagaaaagaattgatcatTCAAGAGatagaacaagaagaagatgttGGGATTGATTCTTGTGATTTAATTGAGACTCTTGAAATGAAGTCTTCCCTCGAGGAAACTCAAGCtctagaatttaattttgataggATTGTGCCAGTTGAAGCAAATAGGGGAGCTGAATCAAGAATGGATTTGCTCGTTTGTGATTGGAGAATTATGGAGGTAGAGGAAGATAAAAGTGGAGTTTTGGTATGCGAAAAAGAGCGAAGCCGAAAATCAAAAATCAGAAGAAAGATCATAAAGAAATTGGTGCCAAAGAAGTTGCGGGCTATAAAGAAGGCGAAAAAGAGCAAGGGGCAAGAACCAGATGTCGGTAGTGAATCATCTAGTTGTTGGGGAGACGATGAGATGGGGATAATTGAAGTGCTAGAAGATGGTGACAAACAAGGGTTTGAAAACAAAGGCAAGGCCTTGCTATCAAAGttggaggaagaggaagaggaagaggaagaagaagaagagggaataaaagagaggagaaaaggaaaagaacctGATCAAGGAAATTCTAGCTCTAGCACTGGATGGCAGGCTGAAACGGAAGTAGTAGTAGTTGATAAAAAGGGCAGTTCAGATTATCTGATTCTCTTTTTTGTTGCTCTTGCTGGTCTTGTAGGAGGTCGGAGTCTATCCCTTGTGCTTACACTTGCATCATGTTTGCTGATAAAATTGATTGGAAGATTTAGATGTGTAAACGAGCCAGTGAATAGGTCCCGAGCTTCAATCTCAAGCTAG
- the LOC18103507 gene encoding tubulin beta chain, translated as MREILHIQGGQCGNQIGAKFWEVICDEHGIDQSGRYSGDSDLQLERINVYYNEASGGRYVPRAVLMDLEPGTMDSVRSGPFGQIFRPDNFVFGQSGAGNNWAKGHYTEGAELIDSVLDVVRKEAENCDCLQGFQVCHSLGGGTGSGMGTLLISKIREEYPDRMMLTFSVFPSPKVSDTVVEPYNATLSVHQLVENADECMVLDNEALYDICFRTLKLATPTFGDLNHLISATMSGVTCCLRFPGQLNSDLRKLAVNLIPFPRLHFFMVGFAPLTSRGSQQYRALTVPELTQQMWDAKNMMCAADPRHGRYLTASAMFRGKMSTKEVDEQMINVQNKNSSYFVEWIPNNVKSSVCDIPPKGLKMASTFIGNSTSIQEMFRRVSEQFTAMFRRKAFLHWYTGEGMDEMEFTEAESNMNDLVAEYQQYQDATIDEEEYEEEEEEEHDT; from the exons ATGAGAGAAATCCTTCACATTCAAGGGGGTCAATGTGGGAATCAAATTGGGGCCAAGTTTTGGGAGGTGATCTGTGATGAACATGGGATTGATCAGTCAGGGAGGTACAGTGGAGACTCAGATCTTCAATTGGAGAGGATTAATGTGTATTACAATGAAGCAAGTGGTGGAAGATATGTGCCACGTGCTGTTCTTATGGATCTTGAACCTGGTACCATGGATTCAGTCAGATCTGGTCCTTTTGGACAGATTTTTAGGCCTGATAACTTCGTTTTTGGCCAATCCGGTGCTGGTAATAACTGGGCTAAAGGGCATTACACTGAAGGAGCTGAATTGATTGATTCTGTTCTTGATGTTGTCAGGAAAGAAGCTGAAAATTGTGATTGCTtgcaag GATTTCAAGTTTGCCATTCTTTGGGTGGAGGCACTGGTTCTGGCATGGGAACTCTTCTTATTTCTAAAATTCGTGAGGAGTATCCTGATCGCATGATGTTGACATTTTCCGTCTTCCCTTCACCTAAGGTATCTGACACTGTTGTTGAACCATACAATGCAACTCTTTCTGTCCACCAGCTTGTAGAAAACGCTGATGAATGCATGGTTTTGGACAATGAAGCTTTGTATGACATCTGCTTCCGCACTCTCAAGCTTGCTACCCCCACTT TTGGGGATCTTAACCATCTCATTTCTGCCACCATGAGCGGTGTCACATGCTGCCTTCGCTTCCCAGGACAGCTGAACTCTGACCTACGAAAGCTCGCAGTTAACCTTATCCCATTCCCTCGTCTTCATTTCTTCATGGTTGGATTTGCACCCTTGACATCAAGAGGATCACAGCAATACCGTGCTCTGACTGTGCCTGAACTAACCCAGCAAATGTGGGATGCCAAGAACATGATGTGTGCTGCTGACCCACGTCATGGCCGTTATCTAACTGCTTCAGCCATGTTCCGTGGTAAGATGAGCACTAAAGAGGTCGATGAACAAATGATAAATGTCCAGAACAAGAACTCGTCATACTTTGTTGAGTGGATTCCCAACAATGTAAAGTCCAGTGTATGTGACATCCCACCGAAGGGTCTGAAGATGGCATCCACTTTCATAGGGAATTCAACTTCAATCCAGGAGATGTTCAGGCGTGTCAGTGAACAATTCACAGCTATGTTCAGGCGCAAGGCTTTCTTGCACTGGTACACTGGCGAGGGAATGGACGAGATGGAATTTACTGAGGCTGAGAGTAACATGAACGATCTGGTTGCTGAGTATCAGCAATACCAGGATGCAACTATCGATGAAGAGGAGTAcgaggaggaagaggaagaggaacaTGATACTTAA
- the LOC18103508 gene encoding putative germin-like protein 2-2, with translation MASQILVIVSFLAISCSLAAAGIEPGPLQDFCVADPTSSACLDPKLVKPDNFFSGGFHVPGNTSNPSGSSVTSASVAQIPGLNTLGLTLIRFDFAQGGLVTPHIHPRASEILTVLEGSLLVGFVSSFPENRLFSKVLEQGDVFVFPIGLAHFLSNVGNGTAAAIASLNSQNPGFIAIPSNIFGTNPPIGDDVLAKAYNVDKSIVEKLRAQFHS, from the exons ATGGCTTCCCAGATCTTGGTGATTGTTAGCTTCCTAGCCATCTCCTGTTCCTTGGCCGCTGCCGGCATTGAGCCTGGTCCACTGCAAGATTTCTGTGTTGCAGATCCTACTAGCTCAG CTTGCCTGGATCCGAAGCTGGTAAAGCCTGATAATTTTTTCTCTGGAGGCTTCCATGTTCCTGGCAACACATCAAACCCCTCTGGCTCCTCTGTTACATCAGCTTCTGTCGCCCAAATACCAGGCCTAAACACCCTTGGACTCACACTCATTCGCTTTGACTTCGCACAAGGTGGTCTCGTCACTCCTCACATTCACCCTCGTGCAAGTGAGATTCTTACCGTCTTGGAAGGCAGCCTCCTTGTTGGGTTTGTGTCCTCTTTCCCGGAAAACAGGCTCTTTTCCAAGGTCCTTGAGCAGGGAGACGTCTTTGTTTTTCCCATAGGACTTGCTCATTTCTTGAGTAATGTGGGCAACGGAACTGCTGCTGCTATTGCTTCTTTGAACAGCCAGAACCCTGGTTTTATTGCTATTCCTAGCAATATATTTGGAACCAATCCACCCATTGGTGATGATGTTCTAGCCAAGGCTTATAATGTCGACAAGTCCATTGTTGAGAAACTTAGAGCACAGTTCCACAGTTAA
- the LOC18103509 gene encoding tetrahydroberberine oxidase-like: protein MEMASLNSSLLPLLFLLLLSFSWLTLAHPHEGFLQCLSFHFQDSTAISKLIYTPTSPSYSSVLQFSVQNNRFNTTSDPEPVVIFTPTNVSHVQAAIYCSRKQNLHIRIRSGGHDYEGLSYVSYSLPFVIVDLINLRKVAVDARHKTAWVQAGASLGEVYYRIAEKNRTLAFPAGIWPTIGVGGHISGGGYGMMMRKYGLAADNVIDAQLIDVKGRILDRASMGEDLFWAIRGGGGNTFGVVVAWKLKLVPVPPTVTVFTVPRTLEQNATNLVHRWQSVASKLHKDLTIALVLRRINSSEEGKTTILAAFTSLFLGGVDRLLPLMQESFPELGLVKEDCIEMSWIKSVLYVVGFPSNASSDVLLARTPLTNRNFKGKSDYVKEPMPETALEGIWERFLEADIDTPQMVWAPYGGKMDEISETSIPFPHRSGNLYKIQHLVFWDEEGNEASKRHISWIRRLYDYLTPYVSKNPRAAYVNYRDLDIGINNIQGNTSYRQASIWGIKYFDNNFDRLVSVKTRVDPANFFRNEQSIPPLSS from the coding sequence ATGGAGATGGCTTCTCTAAACTCTTCCTTGTTGCCAttattgtttcttcttctcttatCTTTCTCATGGTTAACCCTAGCCCATCCTCATGAGGGTTTTCTTCAGTgtctttcctttcattttcaagACTCCACAGCCATTTCTAAGCTCATTTACACCCCAACAAGCCCCTCATATTCTTCTGTCTTGCAGTTCTCGGTTCAAAACAATAGGTTCAATACAACTTCTGATCCAGAACCTGTAGTTATCTTTACGCCAACGAATGTATCCCACGTTCAGGCTGCGATTTATTGCTCCCGAAAGCAAAACTTGCATATTAGAATTCGGAGTGGTGGCCATGATTATGAGGGCCTTTCTTATGTATCATATTCACTCCCATTTGTGATCGTTGATCTAATCAATCTTCGAAAAGTCGCAGTTGATGCAAGGCATAAAACTGCATGGGTCCAGGCTGGTGCATCTCTCGGCGAAGTTTACTATAGAATTGCTGAGAAGAATAGAACTCTTGCCTTTCCAGCAGGAATTTGGCCTACTATTGGTGTTGGTGGTCACATTAGTGGAGGAGGATATGGCATGATGATGCGGAAATATGGCCTTGCTGCCGACAATGTCATTGATGCTCAACTGATTGATGTTAAAGGTAGAATCCTTGACAGAGCATCGATGGGAGAAGATCTATTTTGGGCCATTCGAGGCGGTGGAGGAAATACTTTCGGTGTTGTTGTCGCATGGAAATTGAAGTTGGTTCCAGTTCCACCTACAGTGACTGTCTTCACTGTCCCAAGAACCTTGGAACAAAATGCGACAAACCTTGTCCATCGGTGGCAATCGGTTGCGAGTAAGCTTCACAAAGATCTCACTATTGCCTTAGTCCTAAGGAGAATCAATTCTAGTGAAGAAGGAAAGACAACAATATTAGCTGCATTCACTTCCTTGTTTCTTGGTGGAGTTGATAGACTCCTTCCGTTGATGCAAGAGAGCTTTCCCGAGCTCGGTTTGGTTAAAGAAGATTGCATCGAAATGAGCTGGATCAAGTCTGTCCTTTATGTTGTCGGATTCCCAAGTAATGCATCCTCGGATGTTTTGCTAGCTAGGACTCCTCTAACTAACAGAAACTTCAAAGGAAAATCTGACTATGTTAAAGAACCTATGCCGGAAACTGCATTAGAAGGGATTTGGGAACGATTCCTTGAAGCAGATATCGACACGCCTCAAATGGTCTGGGCTCCTTATGGAGGAAAAATGGATGAGATCTCAGAAACTAGCATTCCATTTCCACATCGATCCGGGAATCTGTACAAGATTCAACACTTGGTGTTTTGGGATGAAGAAGGCAACGAGGCATCTAAGAGGCATATAAGCTGGATCAGAAGGCTTTACGATTACTTAACTCCTTATGTTTCAAAAAACCCTCGAGCTGCATATGTCAATTATAGGGATCTTGACATAGGCATAAACAATATTCAAGGAAACACAAGTTATCGACAAGCAAGTATTTGGGGTATCAAATACTTTGACAATAACTTTGATAGGTTAGTGTCTGTGAAGACTAGAGTTGATCCTGCTAATTTCTTTAGAAATGAACAAAGCATCCCACCTCTCTCTTCCTAG